In Humulus lupulus chromosome 6, drHumLupu1.1, whole genome shotgun sequence, a single genomic region encodes these proteins:
- the LOC133783012 gene encoding uncharacterized protein LOC133783012 translates to MVRIEVDENEDQVSTPPKPSSSHFKYDEGFETASDGELGGSDDDDHHRQRHQETEEQNHHSQSDQQEEQVFSRNDIDDELNQKALAQANDAKLEGNQFYSSGQFEEALSKYELALQLAPEMTSSVEICSTCHSNRAICYLKMGKYEETVKECTKALELNPSYIKALLRRGEAHEKLEHFEEAIADMKKILDLDPSNDQARKSIHRLEPLAEEKREKMKEEMIGKLKEMGNSLLGRFGMSVDNFKAVKDPNTGSYSVSFQR, encoded by the exons ATGGTGAGAATCGAAGTGGACGAGAACGAAGACCAGGTTTCTACTCCCCCAAAACCCTCTTCTTCCCACTTCAAGTACGACGAGGGCTTCGAGACCGCCAGCGATGGCGAGCTTGGGGGCAGCGATGACGACGATCACCATCGCCAACGGCATCAAGAAACAGAGGAGCAGAATCACCACTCCCAATCGGATCAACAAGAGGAACAAGTTTTTTCCCGTAATGATATTGACGATGAGCTCAATCAG AAAGCCTTAGCACAAGCAAATGATGCTAAATTGGAAGGCAATCAATTCTACAGTAGCGGACAGTTTGAGGAGGCACTATCAAAATATGAACTTGCTTTACAACTTGCACCAGAGATGACTTCCTCTGTGGAAATATGTTCTACGTGCCATTCAAATCGTGCAATCTGCTATTTAAAGATG GGTAAATATGAGGAAACAGTTAAAGAATGCACAAAAGCATTGGAACTAAATCCATCATACATTAAAGCTCTGTTAAGAAGAGGAGAGGCTCATGAGAAGCTTGAACATTTTGAGGAGGCTATTGCTG ATATGAAAAAAATCTTGGATCTGGATCCTTCAAATGACCAAGCCAGGAAATCAATTCATCGTTTGGAGCCACTTGCcgaagaaaaacgagaaaaaaTGAAAGAGGAGATGATTG GGAAACTGAAAGAAATGGGCAACTCTTTGTTAGGTCGATTTGGAATGAGCGTCGACAACTTCAAAGCTGTCAAAGATCCAAACACTGGCTCCTATTCTGTTTCATTCCAACGATAG